The DNA region AGGTTACCTATACATCAATTGAGAATTTTATCATTATTCAAAAAATTGAATATGTCAAAAAACTCATCACACAACAAGATTTGACACTCACTGAAATAGCTTTTAAACTCAATTACTCAAGTGTAGCTCATTTGAGTTCGCAATTTAAAAACACCACAGGAATTACGCCATCGGCATTCCAACGCATTATCAAAAAAAGAAGCGAAATAAGCACTCAAAACATAAACTAAACCTCATAAGGATATGCAAAAAGATTTCATCATAATTACACTTGCTGATGACGACGAAGACGACAGAATGTTCTTTACAGACGCCTTCGAAGAATTAAAAATCAACACGGTTGTTAATACAGTAAATGACGGAGTTGCACTAATGGACTTTCTAAACCATCCTGAGACGGTTTTACCTAACATTATTTTCTTAGACTTAAATATGCCTTTAAAATCAGGTATCGAATGTTTAAAAGAAATCAAAGCCAATCCCAAATTTAAAGATATTGTTATTGCCATCTATTCGACATCATCTTCCGAAGAGGACATCGAAAACACTTTTGTTTTGGGAGCCAATATTTACATTAAGAAACCCAATAATTTTGGCAAACTAAAAGAAGTTTTATCCGAAGTAGTTACCATAAACTGGCAATATATTACTTCGGGATTAGATAAAGACAATTTTTTATTACGCATGTAAACTATGTTCAAACCTAAGTTTTTAGATTCGATAAGCTTTATTAGAGCATTATTTTTAGTCGCCTTTTTTATTTTAATTTTTTTAGCATCTGTCACTTATAGACACATTAAAGAATTAGATAAAATAAGTGACTCCATCTCTAATACTTATGAAATTTCTTTAGAATTAGGCAATCTTATCTCTTATATTAAAGATGCCGAAACAGGCCATCGTGGTTATATCATCACTAAAGATTCGCTTTACTTAGAACCGTTTATCAATGCCAGAAAAAACGTAAATCAGTCCTTCCAAAACCTAAACATCATAATAGAAAAAAATCCTAAAAAGCAGGAAGAACTCAATCGAATTTACGATTTAGTAGACAAACGTTTTTCGTATTTTAAAAATCGTTTTATTGATAAAACCGAATTCAATAACGATTTTAGAGAAGGCAAGTTAGTAATGGATTCGTTGAGAATTGAACTCAATAACATGCTCAGCGAAGAAAACAAATTACTTGATTCTAAAGGCAAACTTTATAAATACAATAACTCCAATACGCCTTTGATTGTGTTTTCGACCTTCTTGATTTCGATTCTAATTTTAGGTTTAGGTTATTTACGAATTATAAAAAACTACAAAGACTTAATTAACCAAAATATCCAACTAAAGATATTTGATGAATCTAGTAAACAAGCCGAAATCCTTGGTAAATACGGCAGTTGGCTACTAAATATTGAAGACAAAACCTTTAATTATTCGGATAATCAATTTCGATTATTAGGCTGTTTACCTACGTCTTACAATCCTACTTTTGAAAACCTGTTAGAGTACATTCACCCGGAAGATAAAGAATTACTTAATCAGGCTTTTAACCAAGTAGAAAAAACGGAGTTACTACCTTTAATTCATTATCGTATCATCAAAAAAGACACACAAGAAATACGTCATTTTAGAACGACTGCAAAAATTTTTACCGATCATTTAGGCAATAAAAAAATGATTGGAACCACACAAGACATTACCGATGATTACCACAAAACAGAATTAATCGAACTTAGAAATAAAGAATTAGAGCAAAACAACAAAGAGCTAATGGAGTTTAACCATGTGGCTAGTCATGACTTGCAGGAACCACTTAGAAAAATTCAAACTTTCATTTCTAGAATTGAAGACAAAGAAAAAGCGTCACTTTCTACCAGTGCCCAAAATTACTTTGAAAGAATACAAGAAGCATCTAACAGAATGCGTATTCTAATTGACGATTTATTGCAATACTCTAGAACGAGTCGTTCCGAAAAAATATTTGAAAACACTGATTTGAACACTATTGCCTCAAATGCAACAAGTGAACTATCGGAAAACATCATGGAGAAAAAGGCACAAATAAACTTTGAAAAATTACATAAAGTTCAAGGGATTCCATTTCAGTTGGAACAATTGTTTATCAACCTCATTGGGAATTCCTTAAAATATGCTAAAGAGGAAGTAGCCCCAATAATTACAATTACTACCAAAAAAGTTAAAGCTTCTAAAACACCTAAACTAAATGATAGCTCTAAAAAAGAATACATCAAAATTGTTTTTAAAGACAATGGTTTGGGCTTTGAACAAATATATGCCGATAAAATATTTTTACTTTTCAATAGACTACATGGCAAAAAAGACTATCCAGGTACTGGTGTAGGACTTGCAATATGTAAAAAAATTGTAGAGAATCATAAAGGACAAATTTTCGCGAAAGGAAAGCCAAACGAAGGAGCAGTTTTTGAAGTCTATTTGCCTGCTTAAATGAAATTATATAACAATCTCAAATAATGATATAAAATAAATAGCATACTAATTTTTACTTTTACACAAAACTCAAGAAATGAGCGCATTACACAACATAAAACAACTTCTTTTTTTACTGCTGTTTTACACTTGTTGCCTTTTAATAGTCTCTTGCGAACAAAAAGCAAAAGAAGCCCCAGCAACTGATACAACCGAAGAATTAAGAAGCGAACCAAAAACCAAAGAGTATACTCAAGTAAGCGAACTGGTACTCACACAAATGGCTGAATCTAATTTGAAAGTGGTAGCAATAACACAAAAAGCACTGGAATTAAAAGTACCTAAAAATACAAGAATGATTCTTCAAGAGATTGAAAAAGAACATAATCAACTTAAAAATCAAATTAGAAAAATAGCAAAAGAAAACTTCATCATCATTCCTAACATCTTATATGACACAAATACATTGAAGGATTTCATTAGCGAAAGTAGCATCGATAAGTACTTACAAAAAATAAACAATTCCCTAACTGCCGAATTAGAACTTTTTAAAAAAATTGCCTCTTCAACCTATAATAAAGACTTACTAGATTTAACCAATAAAGGCATTATTAGCATCGAAAAAAATATTGATACTATTCAAAAAGAACAAAAATAGGCCCCAATAAACCCTACATATATATCCACTTAAAACACCCGTAATGGGTGTTTTTTTTGCTCAAAAAAACGAAATGGCAATTCTATAAAAGTCTCAAAATATCCTGTAACATTTTTAATATAAAGCAGTTGCATCTTTGTAATGTAGAATTAGAACTACTAATAAAGCACATTAAATAACTTAAAATAGACAGCCATGAAAAGATTATTATTTGCAGGAATACTAAGCCTATCTTTGATACATTTTGCAAAAGCGCAAACCCTAACTCCTTCAGCAGGTATTAAAGGAGGACTCAATTTTACGAATCTATACACTGAAGATGTAAACGACAACAATGTATTAAGCAGTTTTAATGCCGGTCTTTATGCTAATCTTCCCGTTTCATCCTC from Flavobacterium nitratireducens includes:
- a CDS encoding sensor histidine kinase; amino-acid sequence: MFKPKFLDSISFIRALFLVAFFILIFLASVTYRHIKELDKISDSISNTYEISLELGNLISYIKDAETGHRGYIITKDSLYLEPFINARKNVNQSFQNLNIIIEKNPKKQEELNRIYDLVDKRFSYFKNRFIDKTEFNNDFREGKLVMDSLRIELNNMLSEENKLLDSKGKLYKYNNSNTPLIVFSTFLISILILGLGYLRIIKNYKDLINQNIQLKIFDESSKQAEILGKYGSWLLNIEDKTFNYSDNQFRLLGCLPTSYNPTFENLLEYIHPEDKELLNQAFNQVEKTELLPLIHYRIIKKDTQEIRHFRTTAKIFTDHLGNKKMIGTTQDITDDYHKTELIELRNKELEQNNKELMEFNHVASHDLQEPLRKIQTFISRIEDKEKASLSTSAQNYFERIQEASNRMRILIDDLLQYSRTSRSEKIFENTDLNTIASNATSELSENIMEKKAQINFEKLHKVQGIPFQLEQLFINLIGNSLKYAKEEVAPIITITTKKVKASKTPKLNDSSKKEYIKIVFKDNGLGFEQIYADKIFLLFNRLHGKKDYPGTGVGLAICKKIVENHKGQIFAKGKPNEGAVFEVYLPA
- a CDS encoding response regulator; this encodes MQKDFIIITLADDDEDDRMFFTDAFEELKINTVVNTVNDGVALMDFLNHPETVLPNIIFLDLNMPLKSGIECLKEIKANPKFKDIVIAIYSTSSSEEDIENTFVLGANIYIKKPNNFGKLKEVLSEVVTINWQYITSGLDKDNFLLRM